The Haloarchaeobius sp. HME9146 DNA segment CTCACAGCTTGAATTCGTCCTCGACGAGGATGCCATCCACCACGAGTCCGCGTGGGCGAAGCGATTCCCCGACGCCATGCGGTTCCTGCTCGGATGACGATGGACAAACAGGCCCTCCGCGAGCAGGTGTGGGACGCACTCGAGGAGCAGAACCAGGCCCGGTTCCCGTTCCCGCCCCACGGTCGCATCCCGAATTTCAAGGGCTGTGACGAGGCGGCCGAGCGCGTCACCGAAACCGAGGAGTGGCAGGCCGCCACGACGATCAAGGCGAACCCGGACTCGCCACAGAAGCCACTCCGGCGGGCCGCGCTCGAAGCCGGCAAGACGGTGTACATGGCGGTGCCGCGACTGCGCGACGAGAAGCCGTTCCTCGAAATCGACCCGGCACGAATCGACGACATCGACCGGGCGGTCACCATCGCTGGCTCGTCCGAACTCGGCGTGCAGGTCGCACCCGAGGAGGTGCCGGTCATCGACCTCGTCGTCTCCGGCAGCGTCGCGGTCACCCCTGCTGGGGACCGCGTCGGCAAGGGCGAGGGTTATTCTGACATGGAATTCGCGGTCCTGCGCGAACTCGGGCTGGTCTCCGACGACACGCCGGTCGTGACCACGGTCCACGACCTCCAGGTCGTCGACGAGGAGATTCCGGTCGGCGAGCACGACGTGCCGATGGATATCATCGCGACGCCGACCGAGACCTACCGGCCGGACCCGCGACCGAAGCCGACCGGTCTCGACTGGGACCTGCTCGACGCCGAGCGACTGGACGAGATTCCGGTACTCGCGCGGATACAGGAAAATTGCACGCAAGAATAAACACTAGATTTATGATTGTCTGGTAAGAAGTCTCACATGCGACGGGGCAGTTGCGGTCAGAGGCACCCAATCCCCCACATCGTCTCTGATCGCTTCTCAGACGACCATTCTCGCGAGCGACTGGCTTCTGTAGAACTGCGGCTCTTACGCGAGGCGGTCGATGCCGGAAACCAGTCCTCCGACGAGTGGTGTGACCGTCACTCGCTCACTGCAGCGGTTCCGACAGCGCCGCATCGACCTGCTCGACCAGCATCCCGCTTCTGGCGAGGGTGGCGGCCCGGTCTAATTCCGGGGCGAGCACCCGGTCCTCGTCGAGCGTCGGGACGACCTCTCGGACCGCATCGGCCACCGCCTGCGTCCCGGCGGCCGGTTCGAGGTCGTCGTCGACGAAGTCGAGCGACTGGGCGGCACAGAGCAACTCCACGCCGACGACGGTCGCAGCGTGCTCGACCGCGGTGTCGGCGTGATGGGCGGCCTGGGCCGACATGCTGACGTGGTCCTCCTGCCCGCCGGAGACCGGCGTGTTGTCGGTGGCGGCCCGACCCAGGGACCGGCATTCGTTGACCAGCGCCGCCGCGGTGTACTGGGCGATCATGTAGCCCGAGCGCAGGCCACTCTCGGCGGTGAGGAACGGCGGGAGATGTGGCTCCTGCAGGTTCGGGTTCACCATCCGGTCGACCCGACGCTCGCAGATGGCCGCGAGGTCGGTCATCGCCGCGGTCAGGTAGTCAAGGCGGTGGGCCAGTGGCGCGCCGTGGAAGTTCCCACCCGAGATAATCGCGCCCTTCTCGGTCCCCGATGCACGCGAGTTCACGTCCGCGGCGTCGAACACGAGCGGGTTGTCGGTCGCGCTGTTGAGTTCGGTCTCGACGGCGTCTCTGGTGTGCGCGATGGCGTCGCGGACCGCGCCGTGGACCTGCGGCATACAGCGAATCGCGTAGGCGTCCTGCACCCGGTCGCAGTTGCGGTGGGACTCGACGATACCAGAGTCGGCACATAGCCGCCGGATGTTGTCGGCGCTCGCCTGCTGGCCCTCGTGGGGCCGCACGTCGTGGATGGCCGGGTCACAGCTCGCGGTGGTCCCCATCGTGACCTCGGTGGTGAGGGCGCCGGCGGCGTCGGCGGCCCGGACGATGTGTTCTGCGTCGACCACGGCGAGTGCGGCTTTGCCGACGGTCAGTTGGGTCCCGTTGATGAGCGCGAGGCCCTCCTTGGGTGCGAGGGTGACCGGTTCCAGGCCGACTGCATCCAGCGCCTCGGCCCCGGAGACGCGCTCGCCGTCGTGGTCGGCTTCGCCCTCGCCGAGCAGGACCAGCGCGAGGTGGGCCAGGGGAGCCAGGTCGCCACTCGCGCCGAGGCTGCCACGGGAGCGGACGACCGGGTGGACGCCCTCGTTGAGGAACGTCACGAGGTGGTCCACGACGTGTTCGCGGATGCCCGAATACCCCTTCACCAGGGCGTTGACGCGGGTGACCAGCATCGCCCGGACCTCCTCACGGGTGCACTCGCGGCCCGAGCCGGCCGAGTGGCTCCGGATGAGGTTGGTCTGGAGCGTCTCTATCTTCTCACGTGGAATGCGCTCGTTGACGAGTTCGCCGAAGCCGGTGTTGAGTCCGTAGACGGCCTCACCGGCGTCGACGACGTGCTCGACGCGCTCTCGTGCTTCGCGGACGCGTTCGCGTGCCGGGTCCGGAATCGCGACCGGCTCGTCGTGGCGAGCGACCGCGACAACGTCCTCGGGGGTCAGCGACTGCCCATCGAGTTCGACGGTCATCGGTGGCGCACCTCGTGGCTGTCGTGGAGGGTCCGACAATCGTTCATGACAGAACGTCGTCGGAGGTCGGGCTTTGACCTTTCGTTGTCACTCCCGGCGACACGACGCCCCGGAACGTTTTCTCTCTCCGCCTCGTACCGCCACCGACCGAATGCCTCTAAGCGACGACCCGTCGACCGAGACCGCGTTCGAGGTCCTGAGCAGCGAGTTGCGGCTGTCCATCCTCGACGAACTCGCCAGGGCCGACGCCGACGGCGAGCCCGTCATCAGCTTCTCCGCTCTCTACGACCGCGTCGACGCCGACAACACGCCCAGTTTCTCCTATCACCTCTCGCGGCTCGCGCCCCACTTCGTCAGCAAGACCGATGAGGGCTACCGACTCACCACAGCGGGCGACCGGGTCGTCCGCGCGGTCAGGGCCGGTTCGTACGAGTCGAATCCCGAATTCGAGCCGACGAGCGTCGACGGCCACTGCCCGAACTGCGGCTGGAACGTCCTCGACGCTGCACTGGATGGATTGCTCGTCGTCATCTCCTGTCCCGACTGTGCCACCAGCGTCGTCAGGTTCGACCTGCCCCCGGGCCAGTCGGACGCTGACGGCTCGGACGCGATTCTCCACGCCTGCGACCGCCGAGTCCGACACGAGTACGAGATGGCACTCGACGGTATCTGCAACAGCTGCGGGGGTGCGATGGCGCTTGACATCGAACAGGTCGAAGACGACTGCGGCACCTACGAGATGGCCATCTCCCGGTGTGGGACCTGCGACCTGCAGGTGTTCGCGCCGGTCAAGATGCGGCTGCTGTACCACCCGGCCGTGCTCGCGCTCTACTGGCGTCACGGTGTCGACGCGACCGAGATTCCGCTGTGGGAGTTGCTGGGACACACCGATTCGTGGGAGCTGACCGTCACCGAGCGAGACCCGTTCGCGGCCGAGGTCCTGGTCCGACTCCCCGACGCCGAGGAGTCGTTGCTGGTTGGCCTCGACGCCACGCTGGACGTCGAGATTCTGGACGACTCGCGGGGACTATCTCGGGACCCGGCTCAGGCGGGCACATCGAGTCAACTCGATGACTAAAACGTGGTTTAGTTACTGTTCTGTTATAATATCAATTCTATGATAATACTTATCCCCGGTGGCGGCGCAGTGCCGGTATGGCAGCGATAGAGACGACGAACCTCACGAAGCGATACGGCGAGTCCGTCGTCGCGGTCGACGACCTCGACCTGACCGTCGAGGAGGGCGAAGTGTTCGGCTTCCTCGGCCCGAACGGGGCCGGGAAGTCGACGACCATCGACATGCTCATGGACTACGTCCGGCCCTCGGGCGGGTCGGCGACGGTCCTCGGGTACGACGCACAGACCGAGACGCAGGCGGTCCACGAGCGCGTCGGCATCCTCCCCGACGGGTACGGGCTCTACGACCGGCTCTCGGCCCGGCGGCACCTCGAGTTCGCCATCGACCTGAAGGGAGCCGACGACGACCCCGACGACCTGCTCGACCGGGTCAAGCTCGACGCCGCGGCCGCCGAGCGACCCGTCGGCGGCTACTCGAAGGGGATGACCCAGCGCATCGCGCTCGCGCTCGCCCTCGTGGGCGACCCCGACCTCCTCGTGCTCGAC contains these protein-coding regions:
- a CDS encoding 5-formyltetrahydrofolate cyclo-ligase yields the protein MDKQALREQVWDALEEQNQARFPFPPHGRIPNFKGCDEAAERVTETEEWQAATTIKANPDSPQKPLRRAALEAGKTVYMAVPRLRDEKPFLEIDPARIDDIDRAVTIAGSSELGVQVAPEEVPVIDLVVSGSVAVTPAGDRVGKGEGYSDMEFAVLRELGLVSDDTPVVTTVHDLQVVDEEIPVGEHDVPMDIIATPTETYRPDPRPKPTGLDWDLLDAERLDEIPVLARIQENCTQE
- the hutH gene encoding histidine ammonia-lyase — translated: MTVELDGQSLTPEDVVAVARHDEPVAIPDPARERVREARERVEHVVDAGEAVYGLNTGFGELVNERIPREKIETLQTNLIRSHSAGSGRECTREEVRAMLVTRVNALVKGYSGIREHVVDHLVTFLNEGVHPVVRSRGSLGASGDLAPLAHLALVLLGEGEADHDGERVSGAEALDAVGLEPVTLAPKEGLALINGTQLTVGKAALAVVDAEHIVRAADAAGALTTEVTMGTTASCDPAIHDVRPHEGQQASADNIRRLCADSGIVESHRNCDRVQDAYAIRCMPQVHGAVRDAIAHTRDAVETELNSATDNPLVFDAADVNSRASGTEKGAIISGGNFHGAPLAHRLDYLTAAMTDLAAICERRVDRMVNPNLQEPHLPPFLTAESGLRSGYMIAQYTAAALVNECRSLGRAATDNTPVSGGQEDHVSMSAQAAHHADTAVEHAATVVGVELLCAAQSLDFVDDDLEPAAGTQAVADAVREVVPTLDEDRVLAPELDRAATLARSGMLVEQVDAALSEPLQ
- a CDS encoding ArsR family transcriptional regulator; amino-acid sequence: MPLSDDPSTETAFEVLSSELRLSILDELARADADGEPVISFSALYDRVDADNTPSFSYHLSRLAPHFVSKTDEGYRLTTAGDRVVRAVRAGSYESNPEFEPTSVDGHCPNCGWNVLDAALDGLLVVISCPDCATSVVRFDLPPGQSDADGSDAILHACDRRVRHEYEMALDGICNSCGGAMALDIEQVEDDCGTYEMAISRCGTCDLQVFAPVKMRLLYHPAVLALYWRHGVDATEIPLWELLGHTDSWELTVTERDPFAAEVLVRLPDAEESLLVGLDATLDVEILDDSRGLSRDPAQAGTSSQLDD